A region from the Oceanidesulfovibrio marinus genome encodes:
- a CDS encoding 4Fe-4S dicluster domain-containing protein, with protein MNMHATATYRIEPCRGCSGQCPHALPAPEGFTRSIDAAVAASGWPVFLNDACAPRPPRHHEQFRIAVACCANGCSRPHIADIGLIFSQRPAVPESCSGCGACIAACPDKALAPGPDGAPSLDHSRCLACGKCIAACPEGAMTVAESGCRFMVGGKLGRRPRLATELPGLLDPRLLPGRVSGWLEVFIAGYEPGLRFGDLVGRMGLERVLALSLEYTSFFAATNKNSEGGSAA; from the coding sequence ATGAACATGCACGCCACCGCCACGTATCGCATAGAGCCCTGCCGGGGATGCAGCGGCCAATGCCCCCACGCCCTCCCCGCTCCCGAGGGCTTTACCCGGTCCATTGACGCCGCCGTCGCGGCTTCGGGCTGGCCAGTATTTCTCAATGACGCCTGCGCGCCGCGTCCGCCCAGGCACCACGAGCAGTTCCGCATTGCCGTGGCCTGCTGCGCCAACGGCTGCTCACGGCCGCACATCGCGGATATCGGGCTCATCTTCTCGCAGCGTCCGGCCGTGCCCGAGTCGTGCTCCGGCTGCGGCGCGTGCATCGCGGCCTGCCCGGACAAGGCGCTCGCACCCGGTCCGGATGGCGCGCCGTCTCTTGATCATTCCCGCTGCCTGGCCTGCGGCAAATGCATCGCAGCCTGTCCGGAAGGGGCCATGACCGTGGCCGAGTCCGGTTGCCGCTTCATGGTGGGCGGCAAGCTCGGCCGGCGGCCGCGCCTAGCCACGGAGCTGCCCGGCCTGCTCGATCCGAGGCTGCTGCCGGGCCGGGTTTCCGGCTGGCTCGAAGTCTTCATTGCCGGGTACGAGCCCGGTCTGCGCTTCGGCGATCTGGTGGGCCGGATGGGCCTGGAACGCGTGCTCGCCCTGTCGCTGGAGTACACCTCCTTCTTTGCCGCCACCAACAAAAACTCCGAAGGGGGCTCCGCTGCATGA
- a CDS encoding cytochrome c3 family protein, giving the protein MTRLAKPLVLIVVGMLIAMPLIAATYEAMVVTSTPGFCGYCHEIKPAVDAWRASAHVNNQRGLVANCMDCHLPPPENTINFFAMKTYHGLKDVTFHVLDGAEGYDKEEARQGMYKSLDNETCLRCHENILFMPKSRGAMLAHRSVVNPRPGAQPHKCIDCHYDLVHTPKQMVEYAQLRTLPYQAKGLRTLPTAGGGL; this is encoded by the coding sequence ATGACACGGCTCGCCAAGCCTCTCGTCCTGATCGTGGTCGGCATGCTTATCGCCATGCCGCTCATCGCCGCCACCTACGAGGCCATGGTCGTCACCTCCACGCCCGGATTCTGCGGCTACTGCCACGAAATCAAACCGGCGGTGGACGCGTGGCGCGCCTCGGCCCACGTCAATAACCAGCGCGGCCTGGTAGCCAACTGCATGGACTGCCACCTGCCTCCGCCCGAGAACACCATCAATTTCTTCGCCATGAAGACCTACCACGGTCTCAAGGACGTTACGTTCCACGTGCTGGACGGCGCCGAGGGGTACGACAAGGAAGAGGCGCGCCAGGGAATGTACAAATCCCTGGACAACGAAACCTGCCTGCGCTGCCACGAGAACATCCTGTTCATGCCCAAAAGCCGCGGCGCCATGCTGGCCCACCGCTCGGTGGTCAACCCCCGGCCCGGCGCCCAGCCGCACAAGTGCATCGATTGCCACTACGACCTGGTCCACACCCCGAAGCAGATGGTGGAGTACGCGCAGCTGCGTACATTGCCGTATCAGGCCAAGGGGCTGCGCACGCTGCCGACCGCTGGTGGTGGCCTATGA
- a CDS encoding helix-turn-helix domain-containing protein: MSSRTDSLISPCEVTRVLGESPKDTWARRAFPHLQAALLTGGVSYETYDIPGCSWPYFVVNTGAAYEIRLETQDSRQHVCRMGHHHVHLVPPGTSGTLTLRKLESGALERIFLAMDPAWIGRFADNHAGEVKPGSLRLFLGRDDKMLATALVALYRALQEPQPMNSLFVDSAVQFIAAAILRDYSEAVARRIPHPVSLQRMERIKELIHQSFAQDIQLSDLADEAGLSPFHFSRVFKEIVGMPPRQYIIKQRMDEACRLLKESTYAIAAIAAMVGYESVSHFSSLFKRHTGMSPAGFRRS, translated from the coding sequence ATGTCTTCACGCACAGATAGCCTTATCAGTCCGTGCGAGGTCACGCGTGTTCTGGGCGAGAGCCCCAAAGACACCTGGGCCAGGCGCGCATTTCCGCATCTCCAGGCGGCACTGCTTACCGGCGGCGTCAGCTACGAAACCTATGATATTCCCGGCTGCTCGTGGCCGTACTTTGTTGTGAATACCGGCGCGGCCTACGAGATCCGACTTGAAACCCAGGATAGCCGGCAACACGTGTGCCGTATGGGCCACCACCATGTCCACCTGGTGCCGCCAGGAACATCCGGCACCCTGACGCTCCGTAAGCTGGAGTCCGGCGCGCTGGAGCGGATCTTCCTGGCCATGGACCCGGCCTGGATCGGCCGGTTTGCCGACAACCACGCCGGGGAGGTGAAGCCCGGCTCCCTGCGCTTGTTTCTGGGCCGCGACGACAAGATGCTCGCCACCGCGCTGGTGGCCCTCTACAGGGCCCTGCAGGAGCCGCAGCCCATGAACAGCCTGTTCGTGGACTCGGCCGTGCAGTTCATTGCGGCGGCTATTCTGCGCGACTACAGCGAGGCGGTCGCGAGACGGATCCCCCACCCCGTTTCCCTGCAGCGCATGGAGCGTATCAAGGAGCTCATCCACCAGTCCTTTGCACAGGACATCCAACTCAGCGACCTGGCCGACGAGGCCGGTCTCTCGCCCTTCCATTTCAGCCGCGTGTTCAAGGAAATCGTGGGCATGCCGCCGCGCCAGTACATCATCAAGCAGCGCATGGACGAGGCCTGCCGGCTGCTCAAAGAGTCCACCTACGCTATCGCCGCCATCGCCGCCATGGTGGGCTACGAAAGCGTGAGCCACTTCTCCAGCCTGTTCAAACGCCACACAGGCATGAGCCCGGCCGGGTTCCGTCGCTCCTGA
- a CDS encoding multiheme c-type cytochrome yields MSKRPILWLALAVLAFLIAGADAGLAQTDNATGAPAQQNASNATMQRNFSTPKEFRIERSLTPQAVACIECHRQETPGIFADWAASRHASSNISCIDCHLAQPNDVDIAKKHEQYYDKPEMPFGERKYFAPIATVVTPKDCSRCHPDEAQQYAKSKHANTLEIIWKIDPWLNDGMNSEIERKSGCYACHGTIVALDENGEINKETWPNVGVGRINLDGSLGSCTSCHTRHRFSTAEARMPEACDQCHLGPDHPQIEIFEESKHGTIYHAYKDEYNFKAAPGTWTAGVDYRAPTCAACHMSGASTVMTTHDVTERLSWELQAPLTVRPSDFAALPADTNWKTERDKMKKICYQCHSNAWTDDHYAMLDKVVNEYNETYFKPAKQMLDELYEKKLLDKTKFFDEHVEVRFYELWHHEGRRARMGTAMMAPDYAWWHGFYELKHHYNQYMEEARHLVETNKKAYEYPDFPAATGNTTKPAVIFGPKK; encoded by the coding sequence ATGTCGAAACGTCCCATACTTTGGCTTGCACTGGCCGTTCTCGCGTTTCTGATTGCGGGAGCAGACGCAGGGTTGGCGCAAACGGACAACGCCACCGGCGCGCCTGCCCAGCAGAACGCCTCCAACGCCACCATGCAGAGGAACTTCTCCACACCCAAGGAGTTCCGCATCGAGCGCAGCCTGACGCCCCAGGCAGTGGCCTGCATCGAATGCCACAGACAGGAAACCCCGGGCATCTTCGCCGACTGGGCCGCCTCCAGGCACGCCAGCTCGAACATCTCCTGCATCGACTGCCACCTGGCCCAGCCCAACGACGTGGACATCGCCAAAAAGCACGAGCAGTACTACGACAAGCCCGAAATGCCCTTTGGCGAGCGCAAGTACTTCGCGCCCATCGCCACCGTGGTCACGCCCAAGGACTGCTCCCGCTGCCACCCGGACGAAGCCCAGCAGTACGCCAAAAGCAAGCACGCCAACACTCTGGAGATCATCTGGAAGATCGATCCCTGGCTCAACGACGGCATGAACTCCGAGATCGAGCGCAAGTCCGGCTGCTACGCCTGCCACGGCACCATCGTGGCCCTGGACGAGAACGGCGAGATAAACAAGGAGACCTGGCCCAACGTGGGCGTGGGCCGCATCAACCTGGACGGCTCCCTGGGCTCCTGCACCTCCTGCCATACGCGCCACCGCTTCTCCACGGCCGAGGCGCGCATGCCCGAGGCGTGCGACCAGTGCCACCTGGGTCCGGACCACCCGCAGATCGAGATCTTCGAGGAGTCCAAGCACGGCACCATCTACCATGCCTACAAGGACGAGTATAACTTCAAGGCCGCACCCGGCACCTGGACCGCCGGCGTGGACTACCGCGCCCCCACCTGCGCGGCGTGCCACATGAGCGGCGCCAGCACCGTGATGACCACCCACGACGTGACCGAGCGTCTGTCCTGGGAGCTCCAGGCGCCGCTCACGGTCCGGCCCAGCGACTTCGCGGCCCTGCCTGCGGACACCAACTGGAAGACCGAACGCGATAAGATGAAGAAGATCTGTTACCAGTGCCACTCCAACGCCTGGACCGACGACCACTACGCGATGCTCGACAAGGTCGTGAACGAGTACAACGAGACCTACTTCAAGCCGGCCAAGCAGATGCTGGACGAGCTGTACGAGAAGAAGCTGCTCGACAAGACCAAGTTCTTTGACGAGCACGTGGAGGTGCGGTTCTACGAGCTCTGGCACCACGAAGGCCGCCGCGCGCGCATGGGCACGGCCATGATGGCGCCGGACTATGCCTGGTGGCACGGCTTCTACGAGCTCAAGCACCACTACAACCAGTATATGGAAGAGGCGCGCCACCTGGTGGAAACCAACAAGAAGGCCTACGAGTATCCGGACTTCCCGGCCGCCACCGGCAACACCACCAAGCCGGCGGTGATCTTTGGCCCGAAGAAGTAG
- a CDS encoding 4Fe-4S binding protein, with product MSRLALLLPCLSLLLLAAHSLRNGTLGLTAALIILAGLVWTRRGWVRFVAAAVLAWGFFVWVRTAVLFIRMRVAMDEEWTRLAVIMAALLAVTAIAMAVLAGNKARLRYSRNQDRAPYQALAFLVTAALLVIARGKVGFPILLSDRFFGPGGWGALQIFLHGVYATWLTGLVMDPDTHRIARPRLWTLFSAVFFLQLALGLTVSQRFLMTGSLHLPVPALIIGGPLYRLEPSFMVFLFLGTVVLVGPAWCSHLCYVGVWDDIASRLGPATSSRPRSAGRWVWLGRGISLALTVGLSAGLRLAGIGWPVALTIAALFGLGGVAVMAFVSRHRGSMIHCTAYCPMGLIANFVGRLSPWRMRMDEGCTSCGRCARACRYGALEPTDVARGRPGLSCTLCGECVPACKHGSMGYRLAIPGVRVDPAVARGVYLALVIGLHAAFLAVARI from the coding sequence ATGAGCCGGCTTGCGTTACTGCTGCCGTGCCTCTCGCTGCTGCTGTTGGCGGCGCACAGCCTGCGCAACGGCACCCTGGGTCTGACCGCGGCCCTGATTATTCTGGCCGGCCTGGTCTGGACGCGGCGGGGCTGGGTCCGCTTTGTGGCGGCCGCTGTGCTGGCGTGGGGATTCTTTGTCTGGGTCCGGACCGCGGTGCTGTTCATCCGAATGCGAGTAGCCATGGACGAGGAATGGACGCGCCTGGCCGTGATCATGGCCGCCCTGCTGGCCGTCACAGCCATCGCTATGGCCGTGCTGGCCGGAAACAAGGCGCGGCTGCGCTACAGTCGCAATCAGGACCGCGCCCCCTACCAGGCCCTTGCCTTTCTCGTCACCGCGGCGCTTCTCGTCATCGCGCGCGGCAAGGTCGGCTTCCCCATCCTGCTCTCGGACCGCTTCTTTGGCCCGGGCGGCTGGGGCGCGTTGCAGATATTTCTCCACGGCGTGTACGCGACCTGGCTGACCGGGCTGGTGATGGACCCGGATACCCACCGCATCGCCCGGCCGCGGCTGTGGACGCTCTTCTCCGCCGTCTTCTTCCTCCAGCTGGCGCTGGGGCTTACCGTATCGCAGCGCTTCTTGATGACCGGCTCGCTGCACCTGCCCGTGCCGGCCCTGATCATCGGCGGTCCTCTCTACCGGCTGGAGCCGTCCTTCATGGTCTTCCTGTTCCTGGGCACGGTTGTGCTGGTGGGCCCGGCGTGGTGCAGCCACCTCTGCTACGTGGGCGTGTGGGACGACATCGCCTCCCGCCTGGGACCGGCCACAAGCTCCCGCCCCAGGAGCGCCGGCCGCTGGGTCTGGCTCGGACGGGGCATCAGCCTTGCGCTCACCGTGGGATTGTCCGCGGGATTGCGCCTGGCCGGGATCGGCTGGCCCGTGGCGCTGACCATAGCCGCGCTCTTCGGCCTGGGCGGCGTGGCCGTGATGGCCTTTGTCTCCCGCCACCGGGGCAGCATGATCCACTGCACGGCGTACTGCCCCATGGGTCTGATCGCCAACTTCGTGGGCAGGCTCTCGCCGTGGCGTATGCGTATGGACGAGGGCTGCACCAGCTGCGGCCGCTGCGCCAGGGCGTGCCGCTACGGCGCGCTGGAGCCCACCGACGTTGCCCGCGGCAGGCCCGGCCTTTCCTGCACATTGTGCGGTGAGTGCGTGCCCGCCTGCAAGCACGGCAGCATGGGCTACCGGCTGGCGATTCCCGGCGTGCGCGTGGACCCGGCCGTGGCGCGGGGCGTGTACCTGGCCCTGGTCATCGGCCTGCACGCGGCGTTCCTGGCTGTTGCGCGAATTTGA
- a CDS encoding transposase — protein MPEIAACDANTFRHLVEDACKSNGGGCPRCQCDRIYALKDGRSRCAECGYTFHVLSRRWINRGNLPLEAWGELLGHFEEGRNVNQTARALGVKYDTAHKAYGTIRSAILADMCGFEDLFDERGELIGFCPNMEHEELQTLCEGCRSNVFQIVSAGGRVFLALMPRIKARDVLAWPLPKKQWRCFIHTDVYQGRDALIFACCKKGRELFNHHFTSDSLHLDRESGLKEFVDEWLAQFRAIKPEAYPLYLAEALVRYNMRRKRLLPYLIRCLCQVVPERGV, from the coding sequence ATGCCAGAAATCGCGGCCTGCGACGCGAACACCTTCCGCCACCTGGTCGAAGACGCCTGTAAATCGAACGGCGGCGGCTGCCCCCGCTGCCAGTGCGACCGCATCTACGCGCTTAAGGACGGCCGCAGCCGCTGCGCCGAGTGCGGTTACACGTTCCATGTGCTGTCCCGGCGCTGGATCAACCGCGGCAACCTGCCGCTGGAGGCGTGGGGCGAGCTTCTGGGCCATTTCGAGGAAGGCCGCAACGTCAACCAGACCGCCCGGGCCCTGGGCGTGAAGTACGACACCGCACACAAGGCGTACGGCACCATCCGCTCGGCCATCCTGGCCGACATGTGCGGTTTCGAAGACCTCTTTGACGAACGCGGCGAGCTCATCGGCTTCTGCCCCAACATGGAGCACGAGGAGCTCCAGACCCTGTGCGAGGGCTGCCGCTCCAACGTGTTCCAGATCGTCTCGGCCGGCGGGCGGGTGTTCCTCGCGCTCATGCCGCGCATCAAGGCGCGCGACGTGCTGGCCTGGCCCCTGCCCAAGAAGCAGTGGCGCTGCTTCATCCACACGGACGTCTATCAGGGCCGCGACGCCCTGATCTTCGCCTGCTGCAAAAAGGGCCGGGAGCTCTTCAATCACCATTTCACCAGCGATTCCCTGCACCTGGACCGTGAAAGTGGCCTGAAGGAGTTCGTGGACGAATGGCTGGCCCAGTTCCGCGCCATCAAGCCCGAGGCGTATCCCCTCTACCTGGCTGAAGCCCTGGTGCGCTACAACATGCGCCGCAAGCGGCTTCTGCCCTATCTCATTCGCTGTCTCTGTCAGGTGGTGCCAGAACGCGGGGTATAA